From the genome of Metarhizium brunneum chromosome 4, complete sequence, one region includes:
- the TEF3 gene encoding Elongation factor 3 produces the protein MPSENAQSVKVLDELFQKLTVSKEAADIKESANQLASFINGRIEDQDVPNKTIDNLKKSLTNKKDAVAREQACVAIQAIASHSEVSANVEPYLVVLLPSVLAAVGDKITAVKNAATAAVLAIAGAINGNACKAALPAIMESIRTAQKWPEKMAALDFIDALIKTAPAQLAFRVPDLIPVVSEAMWDTKKEVKERAYKTMEQICQLIVNRDIERFIPELIKCIAKPENVPETVHLLGATTFVTEVQEPTLALMVPLLDRGLAERETAIKRKSAVIVDNMCKLVDDPNIVAPFLPKMMPGLQKNYDNLADPEAREKTKQALDTITRVGNIVDGKIPEVRNDGDISVVLGKLKEILSSKYATYLEKMGPVAEYIAAMAGQLIDEKESENAVWVENLKAYVSVITGIDNAEAIVDSLRKRASPGAAEEEAVEADEEEGEDLCNCTFSLAYGAKILLNQTHLRLKRGQRYGLCGPNGSGKSTLMRAINNEQVEGFPKQSEVKTVFVEHDLDSADTEMTTIDWTMKKLGEAKVDVTQPDVEKQLVEFGFTPTMISGEITALSGGWKMKLALCRAVFEAPDILLLDEPTNHLDVKNVKWLEDYLTSSPCTSIIVSHDSSFLDNVCQHIVHYERFKLKRYRGNLAEFVKRVPSAKSYYELGASEMEFTFPEPGFLEGVKTKAKAILRASKMSFQYPGTSKPQISDITFQCSLGSRIAVIGPNGAGKSTLINVLTGELIPTQGEIYQHENIRIAYIKQHAFAHIDNHLDSTPSEYIQWRFQTGEDRETMDRANKIITEDDEKAMDKVFRIEGTQRRIIGINSRRKFKNSYEYECSCALGENVGMKNERWTPMMSADNVWLPRNELLASHQKMVADVDMKEALASGQFRPLVRKEIEAHCANFGLDAELVSHSRMRGLSGGQRVKTVLAACSWQRPHLIVLDEPTNYLDRDSLGALSKALKKFEGGVIIITHSAEFTKDLTEEVWAVMDGKMTPSGHNWVAGQGSGPRLKQDDDEEEDKFDAMGNKIVSTKKKAKLTSSELRKKKKERMARRKRGEEVFSDEDDI, from the exons ATGCCTTCCGAAAACGCCCAGTCCGtcaaggtccttgacgagctcTTCCAGAAGCTCACCGTCTCCAAGGAGGCTGCTGACATCAAGGAGTCTGCCAACCAGCTGGCCAGCTTCATCAACGGTCGTATTGAGGACCAGGATGTTCCCAACAA GACCATCGACAACTTGAAGAAGAGCCTTACCAACAAGAAGGATGCCGTGGCTCGTGAGCAGGCTTGCGTTGCCATCCAGGCCATCGCTTCCCACTCTGAGGTTTCTGCTAACGTCGAGCCTTACCTGGTGGTCCTCCTCCCCAGTGTCTTGGCTGCCGTTGGTGACAAAATCACTGCTGTTAAGAACGCTGCCACTGCTGCCGtccttgccattgctggCGCCATCAACGGCAATGCCTGCAAGGCTGCCCTCCCTGCCATCATGGAGTCCATCCGCACTGCTCAGAAGTGGCCTGAGAAGATGGCTGCTCTGGACTTCATCGACGCCCTGATCAAGACTGCTCCCGCTCAGCTTGCTTTCCGTGTCCCTGACTTGATCCCCGTCGTCTCCGAGGCCATGTGGGACACCAAGAAGGAGGTCAAGGAGCGTGCCTACAAGACCATGGAGCAGATCTGCCAGCTCATTGTCAACAGAGATATCGAGCGCTTCATTCCCGAGCTCATCAAGTGTATTGCCAAGCCCGAGAACGTCCCCGAGACTGTTCACTTGCTCGGTGCCACCACTTTCGTCACTGAGGTCCAGGAGCCCACTCTTGCTCTCATGGTCCCTCTTCTGGATCGTGGTCTTGCTGAGCGCGAGACTGCCATCAAGCGAAAGTCTGccgtcattgtcgacaacatgtgcaagctcgtcgacgaccCCAACATTGTTGCTCCTTTCTTGCCCAAGATGATGCCCGGTCTCCAGAAGAACTACGACAACTTGGCTGACCCCGAGGCCCGTGAGAAGACCAAGCAGGCCCTGGACACCATTACCCGTGTCGGTAATATCGTTGACGGCAAGATCCCCGAGGTCCGCAACGATGGTGACATCagcgtcgtcctcggcaagctcaaggaaaTTCTCTCCTCCAAATATGCCACGTACCTCGAGAAGATGGGCCCCGTTGCCGAGTACATTGCTGCTATGGCTGGTCAGCTCATTGACGAGAAGGAGAGTGAGAATGCTGTCTGGGTTGAGAACCTCAAGGCTTATGTCTCTGTCATCACCGGTATTGACAACGCCGAGGCTATCGTCGACTCTCTCCGCAAGCGTGCCTCCCCCGGTGCtgctgaggaggaggccgttgaggccgatgaggaggagggtgAGGACCTTTGCAACTGCACCTTCTCCCTGGCCTACGGTGCCAAGATTCTTCTCAACCAGACTCACCTTCGTCTTAAGCGTGGTCAGCGCTATGGTCTTTGTGGTCCCAACGGTTCCGGAAAGTCTACTCTTATGCgcgccatcaacaacgaGCAGGTTGAGGGCTTCCCCAAGCAGAGCGAAGTCAAGACCGTCTTCGTGGAGCACGACCTGGACTCTGCCGATACTGAGATGACTACCATTGACTGGACCATGAAGAAGCttggcgaggccaaggtcgatGTCACTCAACCCGATGTCGAGAAGCAGCTTGTTGAATTCGGCTTTACCCCTACCATGATTTCTGGCGAAATCACCGCTCTCTCCGGTGGTTGGAAGATGAAGCTCGCCCTGTGCCGTGCCGTCTTCGAAGCTCCCGATATTCTGCTGCTCGATGAGCCTACCAACCACTTGGATGTCAAGAATGTCAAGTGGCTCGAGGACTACCTCACCAGCTCCCCTTGCACCTCTATCATTGTCTCTCACGACTCCAGCTTCCTCGACAACGTCTGCCAGCACATCGTCCATTACGAGCGCTTCAAGCTTAAGCGCTACCGTGGTAACCTGGCCGAGTTCGTCAAGAGAGTGCCCTCTGCCAAGTCTTACTACGAGTTGGGTGCCTCTGAGATGGAGTTCACCTTCCCTGAGCCCGGTTTCCTCGAGGGtgtcaagaccaaggccaaggccattctgCGTGCCTCAAAGATGTCCTTCCAGTACCCTGGTACCTCCAAGCCCCAGATCAGCGACATCACTTTCCAGTGCTCTCTGGGCTCCCGTATTGCTGTCATCGGTCCCAATGGTGCTGGCAAGTCTACTCTCATCAACGTCCTGACTGGTGAGCTGATCCCCACCCAGGGTGAGATCTACCAGCACGAGAACATTCGTATTGCCTACATCAAGCAGCACGCTTTCGCCCACATTGATAACCATCTGGACAGCACTCCCTCTGAGTACATTCAGTGGCGTTTCCAGACTGGTGAGGATCGTGAGACTATGGACCGTGCCAACAAGATTATtaccgaggacgacgagaagGCCATGGACAAGGTCTTCAGAATTGAGGGTACCCAGCGCCGCATTATTGGCATCAACTCCCGAAGAAAGTTCAAGAACAGCTACGAGTATGAGTGTTCATGCGCCCTTGGTGAGAACGTGGGCATGAAGAACGAGCGCTGGACCCCCATGATGTCTGCCGACAACGTCTGGTTGCCCCGTAACGAGCTTTTGGCTTCTCACCAGAAGATGGTGGCTGACGTCGATATGAAGGAGGCTCTTGCCTCTGGTCAGTTCCGCCCCCTGGTCCGAAAGGAGATCGAGGCTCACTGCGCCAACTTTGGTCTCGATGCCGAACTTGTTTCACACTCCCGCATGCGCGGTCTGTCAGGTGGTCAGCGTGTCAAGACCGTCCTTGCGGCCTGCTCATGGCAGCGACCTCACTTGATCGTCCTTGACGAGCCTACCAACTATCTTGATCGTGACTCTCTCGGTGCCTTGTCCAAGGCCCTGAAGAAGTTCGAGGGTGgtgtcatcatcatcactcACTCTGCTGAGTTCACTAAGGATTTGACTGAGGAAGTCTGGGCTGTCATGGACGGCAAGATGACTCCTTCCGGCCATAACTGGGTTGCCGGCCAGGGCAGTGGTCCCCGTCTCAAgcaggatgacgatgaagaggaggacaAGTTCGACGCCATGGGCAACAAGATTGTCAgcaccaagaagaaggccaagttgaCCTCTTCTGAGCtacgaaagaagaagaagg AGCGTATGGCCCGCCGCAAGCGTGGCGAGGAGGTTTtcagcgacgaggacgatatTTAA
- the AGP2_3 gene encoding General amino acid permease AGP2 produces the protein MATSDEEKGSKIEVPGSPEVGELAGDYAGDNADGLHRSLNNRQIQLVAIGGSIGTALFVSIGSGLAKGGPGSLLIAFILYPLVLACVNNSVAEMTVLMPVSGGFIRLAGHWVDDALGFMTGWNFFIYEALLIPFEITALNLVLSFWNEEVTKPGPTAGICIAVILCYAVLNILAVRAYGEAEFWLSGGKVILLFMLFMFTFVTMLGGNPSHDRYGFRYWNDPGAFAEYHTKGAVGRFEGFLGALWSAGFAVVGPEYVSMVAAEAKRPRIYIKTAFKTIYWRFGLFFLGSALCVGIVVPWNDPTLQAVMKGEADGTSAAASPYVIAMKNMGIDVLPHIVNALMFTSIFSAGNTYTYCATRSLYGLALEGRAPTFLRKCWSNGVPIYCFCVVMCFPFLSFLQVGNGSRKVVGWLVDLITAGGIIDYLSMSVTFIFYYRACKAQGIDRKTMPYYGRFQPYCAYIALFVQTLVVIFYGYTAFTPWNVETFFRNYTMQILAPILFFGWKFYKRTSFVKPHEADLVWERPTIDRYEASFLHEPVGFWAEMGRLVGINRKNKAHQRDE, from the exons ATGGCGACTAGCGACGAGGAAAAGGGCTCCAAAATTGAGGTCCCCGGATCTCCAGAGGTGGGCGAACTCGCCGGCGATTACGCTGGCGATAATGCCGATGGTCTGCACCGGAGTCTCAATAACCGCCAAATCCAGCTCGTGGCCATTGGCGGTTCCATTGGTACTGCGCTCTTCGTCAGTATCGGTTCAGGTCTGGCAAAAGGCGGTCCTGGCAGCTTGCTCATTGCCTTCATTCTCTATCCTCTGGTCCTCGCTTGCGTTAACAATTCAGTGGCTGAAATGACTGTTCTCATGCCCGTTTCTGGTGGGTTTATCCGTCTGGCCGGCCACTGGGTAGATGACGCCCTTGGATTCATGACGGGTTGGAACTTCTTCATCTACGAAGCTCTCTTGATTCCCTTTGAAATTACCGCCTTGAACCTCGTCTTGTCCTTCTGGAACGAAGAAGTCACGAAACCGGGACCTACTGCTGGCATCTGCATTGCCGTTATTCTTTGCTATGC TGTACTGAATATTCTTGCCGTTCGGGCCTACGGCGAGGCAGAGTTTTGGCTTTCAGGAGGCAAGGTTATTCTCCTCTTTATGCTCTTCATGTTTACATTCGTGACGATGCTTGGCGGTAACCCGTCACACGACCGCTATGGCTTCCGATATTGGAATGACCCTGGCGCCTTCGCCGAGTATCACACCAAAGGCGCCGTGGGCCGCTTCGAGGGCTTTCTCGGTGCCCTTTGGAGCGCCGgttttgctgttgttggtccAGAATACGTCTCCATggttgccgccgaggccaagcgcCCGAGAATCTACATCAAAACTGCGTTTAAGACGATATACTGGCGTTTTggtctcttcttcctcggaAGTGCCTTATGTGTTGGCATTGTGGTGCCCTGGAATGATCCAACGCTCCAAGCAGTCATGAAAGGTGAGGCAGATGGCACCAGTGCCGCTGCCTCGCCATATGTTATTGCTATGAAGAATATGGGAATTGACGTTCTGCCTCACATTGTGAACGCCCTCATGTTCACGTCTATCTTCTCAGCCGGCAACACTTACACTTATTGCGCGACTCGATCTCTTTACGGCCTGGCTCTAGAAGGTCGTGCGCCGACCTTCCTGCGAAAGTGCTGGAGCAACGGTGTCCCAATCTACTGCTTCTGCGTGGTCATGTGCTTCccttttctctccttccttCAGGTCGGCAACGGTTCAAGAAAGGTCGTCGGATGGCTCGTCGATCTCATCACTGCCGGTGGTATCATCGATTACTTGAGCATGTCGGTGACTTTCATTTTCTACTACCGCGCTTGCAAGGCTCAGGGAATTGATCGCAAGACAATGCCATACTACGGGAGGTTCCAGCCATACTGTGCCTATATTGCTCTATTCGTTCAAACTTTGGTGGTCATCTTCTACGGATACACGGCCTTCACCCCTTGGAATGTTGAGACCTTCTTCAGAAACTACACCATGCAAATTCTGGCGCCCATTCTCTTCTTTGGTTGGAAGTTCTACAAGCGCACCAGCTTCGTCAAGCCGCATGAGGCTGACTTGGTGTGGGAGCGGCCGACTATTGACCGCTACGAGGCCAGTTTTCTGCACGAGCCTGTTGGTTTCTGGGCTGAAATGGGTCGCCTAGTTGGCATCAATAGAAAGAACAAAGCACACCAAAGGGATGAATAA
- the mpd2 gene encoding GYF domain-containing protein mpd2, which yields MTSNLPSSFASAAAGQNANRDARGGRGDGRGAAGGDWSRRDGRSANGTLTLRRSSTTPIGQASQSAPSTDHAVQQPMPVDTTPVLPSNYDAGPARYTKDDLLGFYRSQKPGDDATRLFIPGWDPTHVNGGNVRGWGKTNDSNVPQEPGACWDHDGHTAPMGLHEFSTEEKEAFSTEINSPLKPPTQNKDGHQGNVNGRKASISQGSGNSFGVISPSSATRPGTRRRETIESNPFSGALISPTTANRFSREDSSPWTQRRSNDLRESEPDDGETDAAAARESTTKLPFGNLMRSNTAGSAGMISMWPSSNPTTPAGGGFGNFTMPSSSAIGDRRAGGAAPGASGSRLAHLIPKDTSDNNVAKSGDTQNPPSQHSWRSRPRTDTDPFGDDELSGSAVLGGAQDTSSAGHSHVSRVGVLGTPVKGSTSDFGMSGLNLGLQPGHDGPASPSETNPYRSPPAERHEHDEAETGAGEQPLAAGHNEPPATFGSISRGFGAPNFEGSDRSQTSSVGAKGYPLGGLSGWPAPAGPSTGTPDRERPSFGNPFGSSLFSPVGDIQSPGLSNLGNVFGAPGVSLGAGSIGRGSKLGSLFPTAMQAQMQGHDQEHGMNDTLQGHPLGAIGRGNLPGPVRDTGSPMRPNRGVFEELFPSSDSGRSHTGFSAPDNVQQVGVGGSQSFTPVTGGIPFGGAQGSADPSGTQTRQMVMPDRMRWVYLDPQGHMQGPFTGLEMNDWYKANFFTPDLRVKKIEDSDFEPLGQLIRRIGNSREPFLVPQIGIPHGPAPQGGPFNPTTGGGVIPPLSGVFPSFGRTLTAEEQNNLERRKQEEQYMMAQQREYMMRQQTMPKFPMPGPGLQHHSSAHSLQSQPSFGSMTSPIGVAPQQQPIGAAAPQHGSFPDTQTGVQTAGRGSLGNGDPFRVDELVGLSVAEREVLASMRGASDEVTDDQQQAADAGFRGSLPDTEQLAEDQEGFRGRLKEFEELRAQHDAERLTELASEKETSSAVDTTLDTSAPQHPTRGGKGKKKISEDGTLSLTQQVQKAQAAAAASVQPVEPDMPMPFPPPSSATPLPAPTAQRARSNLPEQYSRSQSGTPDAAQPPPLAPWAKEPGQEGTKGPSLKEIQEAEARKAAKAEEAAAALRKAAIEQEAALMREKERQAAAAAAAGLPATSTWGHGSPVSASSPWTKPGTNKGTSSGPTTSSSASSKKTLAEIQREEEFRKQKAKDTASQSGMPVNVSKSYANLAGKPNPLPSPSLPQAASPSIAGWATVGAGGKVKVPNGPAAAQVPRSLSSSNIKAQAPTPGRPISKPASTVGSVGGKAEPANVAMEEFNKWTVRELSRGGLKCDLTSLQADLNMFPLDSSIIADAVYASSTTMDGNRFAAEYVRRKKLAEKGVVEKQSPGEAAKTAAAGGGWSEVAKRSGSAQPKDADAGIQGAGFKVVPSRKKGKK from the exons ATGACGTCCAATCTTCCTTCCAGCTTTGCCTCGGCTGCAGCTGGTCAGAATGCGAATCGGGATGCGAGGGGCGGCAGAGGAGATGGAAGgggagctgctggaggtgACTG GTCGCGCAGAGACGGCCGGTCTGCTAATGGCACCCTCACTCTCCGACGCTCCTCAACGACCCCCATCGGCCAAGCTTCACAGTCAGCTCCCTCGACCGACCACGCCGTCCAGCAACCAATGCCCGTTGACACAACCCCAGTGCTGCCCTCAAATTACGACGCTGGACCTGCACGATACACCAAGGATGATCTGTTGGGATTCTATCGGTCGCAAAAGCCAGGTGATGATGCGACACGCCTCTTTATACCAGGATGGGACCCGACACACGTTAATGGCGGCAATGTAAGGGGCTGGGGAAAGACCAACGACAGTAATGTTCCACAGGAACCCGGTGCCTGCTGGGACCATGATGGACATACTGCTCCCATGGGCTTGCACGAATTTTCGACAGAGGAAAAGGAG GCCTTTTCTACCGAGATCAACTCGCCTCTGAAACCCCCAACGCAAAACAAAGACGGCCATCAGGGAAATGTGAATGGCCGGAAGGCTTCCATTTCCCAGGGCTCCGGAAACTCGTTTGGGGTCATATCTCCCTCATCCGCTACGCGACCGGGAACCCGACGACGCGAAACTATTGAATCGAACCCATTCAGTGGTGCCCTTATTTCACCAACTACAGCGAACAGGTTTTCTCGGGAGGATTCCTCGCCATGGACGCAACGGAGAAGCAATGACTTGCGAGAGTCTGAGCCAGATGACGGCGAAACCGACGCAGCAGCTGCGCGAGAGTCTACCACTAAGCTGCCCTTTGGGAACCTGATGCGTTCGAATACTGCCGGTAGTGCCGGGATGATATCCATGTGGCCTTCTTCGAACCCAACGACCCCTGCGGGTGGCGGTTTTGGCAACTTTACAATGCCGTCCTCATCCGCGATTGGGGACAGGagggctggcggcgccgcgCCTGGTGCGAGTGGTAGTCGCTTAGCTCATTTGATTCCCAAGGATACTTCGGATAACAATGTTGCCAAATCTGGCGACACCCAAAACCCTCCATCACAGCACTCCTGGCGATCACGTCCTCGTACTGATACTGACCCATTTGGTGACGACGAATTGTCTGGAAGTGCCGTCCTGGGTGGCGCACAAGACACCAGTTCGGCTGGGCACTCCCATGTCAGTCGCGTAGGTGTACTTGGCACTCCTGTGAAAGGCTCAACAAGCGACTTTGGGATGTCAGGGCTCAATCTTGGACTCCAGCCAGGGCACGACGGACCCGCCAGTCCTTCAGAAACCAATCCTTATCGCAGCCCTCCTGCGGAGCGTCATGAACATGATGAAGCGGAAACCGGTGCTGGCGAGCAACCCCTGGCAGCAGGACACAACGAACCACCAGCCACCTTCGGGTCTATATCCAGGGGATTCGGTGCGCCTAATTTCGAGGGTAGTGACCGCAGTCAGACTTCCAGCGTTGGCGCAAAAGGTTATCCGTTGGGAGGTTTGTCCGGGTGGCCAGCTCCGGCCGGGCCATCTACAGGAACGCCGGACAGAGAACGGCCCAGCTTTGGCAATCCATTTGGCAGTTCTTTGTTCAGTCCAGTTGGAGATATACAGTCACCAGGCCTGTCCAATCTAGGTAACGTATTTGGAGCCCCTGGTGTTAGTCTTGGCGCAGGAAGCattggccgtggcagcaaGCTTGGGTCGCTCTTCCCTACGGCGATGCAGGCCCAAATGCAAGGACATGATCAAGAGCATGGCATGAACGACACCTTGCAGGGCCACCCCCTAGGAGCTATTGGCCGAGGCAATTTGCCTGGCCCAGTACGGGATACCGGAAGCCCTATGCGACCCAACAGGGGCGTCTTCGAAGAATTGTTCCCATCAAGCGACAGTGGTCGATCGCATACAGGCTTTAGTGCGCCTGACAATGTCCAACAAGTTGGGGTCGGAGGATCTCAATCATTCACGCCAGTCACTGGTGGTATTCCGTTCGGTGGTGCCCAAGGAAGTGCAGACCCTTCTGGAACTCAAACGAGACAGATGGTTATGCCTGATAGGATGAGGTGGGTGTATCTTGATCCTCAAGGGCACATGCAGGGACCTTTTACTGGACTAGAAATGAACGATTGGTACAAGGCCAACTTCTTTACCCCTGATCTTCGAGTCAAGAAGATTGAGGATTCAGATTTCGAACCCCTTGGTCAGTTGATACGCCGCATTGGCAACTCACGCGAACCATTTCTGGTACCGCAAATCGGTATACCACATGGCCCAGCTCCTCAAGGCGGCCCGTTCAATCCAACGACAGGTGGTGGTGTCATCCCGCCACTGAGCGGAGTGTTCCCCAGCTTTGGTAGAACGCTGACGGCGGAGGAGCAGAATAACCTTGAACGAAGAAAGCAGGAGGAACAGTATATGATGGCCCAGCAGCGAGAGTATATGATGCGCCAGCAGACCATGCCCAAGTTCCCAATGCCAGGCCCCGGGCTCCAGCATCATTCCAGCGCTCACAGTCTGCAAAGCCAGCCAAGCTTCGGCAGCATGACGTCACCCATTGGTGTTGCCCCCCAGCAACAGCCCATTGGAGCTGCCGCTCCGCAGCATGGTTCTTTTCCGGATACTCAAACAGGGGTTCAGACTGCCGGGAGAGGTAGTTTGGGAAACGGAGACCCCTTTAGAGTGGACGAGTTAGTCGGTCTATCTGTGGCTGAGCGGGAGGTTCTTGCAAGTATGCGTGGTGCTAGTGACGAGGTAACGGATGATCAGCAGCAAGCCGCAGACGCAGGATTTAGGGGAAGCCTTCCTGATACCGAACAACTTGCCGAGGACCAGGAGGGCTTCCGTGGTAGGCTGAAGGAATTTGAGGAATTGCGTGCACAGCATGACGCAGAGCGGCTGACTGAGTTGGCAAGCGAGAAAGAGACTAGTTCTGCTGTTGACACTACCCTCGACACTTCCGCCCCTCAGCATCCTACTCGGGGCGGGAAGGGGAAAAAGAAGATTTCTGAGGATGGCACCTTGTCGCTCACCCAACAGGTGCAGAAGGcacaggctgctgctgctgcaagtGTCCAGCCAGTGGAACCCGACATGCCAAtgccatttcctcctccttcatcCGCTACACCTCTGCCCGCGCCGACAGCTCAACGAGCACGATCCAACCTACCTGAGCAATATAGCCGATCTCAAAGCGGTACTCCAGATGCGGCTCAACCCCCACCCCTGGCTCCATGGGCAAAGGAGCCAGGCCAAGAGGGGACAAAGGGACCCAGTCTGAAAGAGATACAAGAAGCTGAGGCTCGCAAGGCTGCgaaagctgaagaagccgccgccgccctccgcAAGGCTGCAATCGAGCAGGAGGCTGCCCTGATGCGAGAAAAGGAAAGGcaggccgctgctgccgctgccgcggGTCTTCCTGCCACGAGCACCTGGGGACACGGCTCTCCTGTATCTGCCTCTAGCCCGTGGACCAAGCCGGGGACCAACAAGGGAACATCTTCTGGGCCCACAACATCTAGCTCTGCTAGTAGTAAGAAAACATTGGCCGAAATTCAACGTGAGGAGGAGTTTCGCAAACAGAAAGCAAAGGATACTGCTAGTCAATCCGGGATGCCGGTGAATGTTTCCAAGAGCTATGCCAATCTCGCGGGCAAGCCTAATCCTTTACCTTCTCCATCTCTACCACAGGCTGCAAGCCCATCCATTGCCGGTTGGGCAACCGTtggtgccggcggcaaggtcaaggtaCCAAACGGACCAGCGGCCGCCCAAGTTCCACGGTCTCTAAGCTCCTCTAATATCAAGGCACAAGCTCCAACACCTGGTAGACCTATCAGCAAGCCGGCTTCGACTGTTGGCAGCGTCGGTGGTAAGGCTGAGCCGGCCAATGTAGCAATGGAAGAGTTTAACAAATGGACGGTGCGAGAGCTGTCCAGAGGAGGTCTCAAGTGCGATT TAACTTCGCTCCAAGCCGACTTGAATATGTTCCCTCTCGACTCGAGCATAATTGCAGATGCCGTCTACGCCAGCTCTACCACAATGGACGGCAATCGCTTCGCTGCTGAATATGTGCGGCGAAAAAAGCTGGCTGAAAAGGGTGTTGTAGAGAAACAGTCACCAGGAGAAGCCGCGAAAACAGCCGCGGCTGGAGGTGGATGGAGTGAAGTCGCAAAGCGAAGCGGAAGTGCCCAGCCTaaagacgccgacgccggaATCCAAGGCGCTGGCTTTAAGGTAGTTCCAAGCCgaaagaagggcaagaaatAG
- the POP4 gene encoding Ribonuclease P protein subunit p29 has protein sequence MAATTPQQLTKDLLARAHSPDSVNRIYNEKILHRALHLRPSSPPPAAVNARTARRKIRDQKKARSKARPKPLSSRERRKLGLYDIPKDGQKYSIYEPLYELWQGYAREILGRDIFRRGPEAAAKLASAELHGALTEVVRSRCPGRVGLKGIIVRDRKFVIEIITEKKGIKIIPKEGTTFRIEVRPETTQTASDSKPFVFEVLGDQLMLRSADRANRKFKQHFLPDL, from the coding sequence ATGGCGGCAACAACCCCCCAGCAGCTTACGAAAGATCTTCTTGCCAGAGCCCATTCTCCAGATAGTGTCAACCGCATCTACAATGAAAAAATTCTACACCGTGCTCTACATCTTCGGCCATCTTCCCCCCCGCCCGCCGCAGTCAATGCTCGAACTGCGCGGAGAAAGATTCGGGACCAAAAAAAGGCAAGGAGCAAGGCCCGTCCGAAGCCTCTCTCATCTCGAGAACGGCGGAAGCTAGGGCTGTACGACATCCCCAAGGACGGTCAGAAATACAGCATATATGAGCCACTCTACGAACTATGGCAAGGCTATGCGAGGGAGATTTTGGGGCGTGATATATTCCGCCGTGGCCCCGAGGCAgcggccaagttggccagcGCGGAACTCCATGGTGCGCTTACTGAGGTCGTTAGAAGCCGATGTCCGGGACGTGTGGGCTTGAAGGGCATCATTGTTCGCGATCGCAAGTTCGTTATCGAGATAATCACTGAAAAGAAGGGCATCAAAATTATCCCCAAAGAAGGAACGACATTCCGTATTGAAGTTAGGCCCGAGACGACCCAAACGGCCTCTGATTCGAAACCCTTTGTGTTTGAAGTCTTGGGGGATCAACTGATGCTTCGTTCCGCGGACCGCGCCAACAGAAAATTCAAGCAGCACTTTCTCCCCGATCTTTAA